The following coding sequences lie in one Nitrospira defluvii genomic window:
- the panD gene encoding aspartate 1-decarboxylase translates to MFRQMLRAKIHRATVTEACLEYEGSLTVDEDLLDAAGILPYEAIVCSNLNNGERFMTYAMKGKRGKGEIVLNGPTARKAAVGDQIIIFCYEYYSDEEIKRHKPRIIQVDGKNRITRKVVKR, encoded by the coding sequence ATGTTTCGACAAATGTTGCGGGCAAAGATACATCGGGCGACGGTGACCGAGGCCTGTCTGGAATATGAGGGGAGCCTCACGGTGGATGAAGATCTGCTGGATGCGGCGGGCATTTTGCCGTACGAAGCGATCGTCTGCTCCAATCTCAACAACGGCGAGCGGTTCATGACCTACGCCATGAAGGGGAAGCGGGGGAAGGGTGAGATTGTGTTGAACGGACCGACTGCCCGCAAGGCGGCGGTGGGCGATCAGATCATTATCTTCTGCTACGAGTATTACAGCGACGAGGAGATCAAACGGCATAAACCCAGGATCATCCAGGTCGACGGCAAGAACCGGATCACGCGTAAGGTTGTGAAACGCTGA
- the gatA gene encoding Asp-tRNA(Asn)/Glu-tRNA(Gln) amidotransferase subunit GatA has translation MSIHKLTLAELQRRFTAGDVTATEIVRAYFLRVAHVEPKVNAYLTQCKDAAVAQAERLDQALKGWRKTTPMMGMPLAVKDNICTEGVRTTCASRMLETFVPPYDATVVAKLRAQNYLLLGKTNLDEFAMGSSTENSAFGASRNPWNVQTVPGGSSGGSAAAVAADECVAALGSDTGGSIRQPAAFCGVVGLKPTYGRVSRYGLVAFASSLDQIGPITKDVTDAAILLGAIAGHDPRDSTSANVPVPDYLKALRRKDLKRLKVGVPAEYFADGLEPEVDQAVRTAIEGLRELGADIREIKLPTTDAAVATYYVIATAEASSNLARYDGVRFGRRAEESKDLLDMYLRTRAEGFGAEVKRRIMLGTYVLSAGYYDAYYGKAQAVRTLIRREFESAFENVDLIVTPVTPTTAFKFGEKSQDPLQMYLSDIYTISANLAGLPAISLPCGFSKAGLPIGLQLIGRPFEEETLLRGAHAYEQATNWRAKKPVVRSA, from the coding sequence ATGTCGATACATAAGTTGACGCTGGCGGAGTTGCAGCGGCGGTTTACCGCCGGTGATGTGACGGCCACGGAAATTGTACGCGCCTACTTTTTGCGGGTGGCGCATGTCGAGCCCAAGGTGAACGCGTATCTGACGCAATGCAAGGATGCGGCGGTCGCGCAGGCGGAACGTCTTGATCAGGCGTTGAAGGGGTGGCGCAAAACCACGCCGATGATGGGCATGCCGCTCGCGGTGAAGGACAATATCTGCACGGAAGGGGTACGCACGACTTGCGCGTCGCGGATGTTGGAGACCTTTGTGCCGCCCTACGACGCGACGGTGGTCGCTAAATTGCGCGCACAGAACTATCTGTTGCTCGGGAAAACGAATCTGGACGAATTCGCAATGGGCTCGTCCACCGAAAATTCGGCGTTCGGGGCCAGCCGGAATCCCTGGAATGTTCAGACCGTTCCGGGTGGATCGAGCGGCGGCTCGGCAGCCGCAGTGGCGGCGGATGAATGTGTGGCGGCGTTGGGTTCAGATACCGGAGGGTCGATTCGTCAACCGGCGGCGTTTTGTGGCGTCGTCGGACTGAAACCGACCTATGGCCGGGTGTCCCGCTACGGACTGGTGGCGTTTGCCTCTTCCCTGGATCAGATCGGGCCCATCACGAAAGATGTGACGGATGCGGCGATCCTCTTGGGCGCGATTGCCGGCCATGATCCTCGAGATTCGACCTCGGCCAACGTGCCGGTTCCGGATTATCTCAAGGCCTTGCGGCGAAAAGATTTGAAGCGCCTCAAGGTGGGCGTGCCAGCAGAATACTTTGCCGACGGCCTCGAGCCTGAAGTGGACCAGGCTGTTCGCACGGCCATCGAAGGGCTGCGGGAACTTGGCGCGGACATCCGCGAGATCAAGTTGCCGACGACGGATGCGGCGGTTGCGACCTACTATGTCATTGCGACCGCAGAAGCCAGTTCGAATCTGGCCCGTTACGACGGGGTGAGGTTCGGGCGGAGAGCCGAAGAGAGCAAAGATTTGTTGGATATGTATTTGCGGACCAGGGCGGAGGGATTCGGGGCGGAGGTGAAACGCCGGATCATGCTCGGGACCTATGTGTTGAGCGCTGGCTACTACGATGCCTATTACGGAAAAGCGCAGGCGGTGCGGACGCTGATTCGGCGGGAGTTCGAGTCGGCATTTGAAAACGTCGATCTGATCGTGACGCCGGTGACTCCGACCACGGCCTTCAAGTTCGGCGAAAAGTCTCAAGATCCGTTGCAGATGTATCTGTCTGATATCTACACGATCTCGGCGAATCTGGCCGGTCTGCCCGCTATTTCGTTGCCCTGCGGATTCAGTAAGGCCGGGCTGCCGATCGGGTTGCAGCTCATCGGACGGCCGTTTGAAGAGGAAACCCTGTTGCGCGGGGCCCATGCCTACGAGCAGGCTACCAACTGGCGGGCCAAAAAGCCTGTGGTTCGGTCGGCCTGA
- the gatC gene encoding Asp-tRNA(Asn)/Glu-tRNA(Gln) amidotransferase subunit GatC — protein sequence MEITKQEVEKVAKLARLALSEAETTAFSQQLNQIVAYVQKLKTFSTDGVEPTSTVLGQTNVFRPDAVEASLSPEQAVGNAPDAEASCFRVPKIIQES from the coding sequence GTGGAGATCACGAAGCAAGAAGTCGAAAAAGTGGCCAAGTTGGCGCGGCTGGCGTTGAGTGAGGCGGAAACCACGGCCTTCTCGCAACAGTTGAATCAGATTGTGGCCTACGTCCAGAAGCTCAAGACGTTTTCTACGGACGGCGTGGAGCCGACGTCGACGGTGCTGGGACAGACCAATGTGTTTCGTCCGGACGCCGTCGAGGCGTCGTTGTCGCCTGAGCAGGCGGTGGGAAACGCTCCCGATGCGGAGGCGAGCTGTTTCCGGGTTCCGAAAATCATCCAAGAATCCTAA
- a CDS encoding DUF948 domain-containing protein — translation MIVEVAAILVAIAFAVLVGYLVPLLIQVRKTVAEAETLVTKLNADLPTLVTELRAMSQNLNDLTEQARGGVEHAAVLLHAVGEVGESVNHMHSLVRGSGGTLLANVASVVAGLRAAKQVVTERFKEGGHHNGG, via the coding sequence ATGATTGTCGAAGTTGCCGCTATTCTCGTGGCGATTGCCTTTGCGGTGCTGGTCGGGTATCTGGTGCCGCTCTTGATTCAAGTGCGCAAGACGGTTGCGGAAGCCGAGACGCTCGTCACCAAGCTCAATGCGGACCTGCCGACGCTGGTGACGGAGCTCCGGGCGATGAGTCAAAACTTGAACGACCTGACGGAGCAGGCCCGCGGCGGGGTCGAACATGCCGCTGTGTTGCTGCACGCGGTGGGAGAGGTCGGCGAGTCGGTCAATCACATGCATAGTTTGGTGCGAGGCTCCGGCGGGACATTGTTGGCGAATGTGGCCAGCGTGGTGGCCGGGCTTCGTGCGGCGAAACAGGTCGTCACGGAACGTTTCAAAGAGGGAGGACATCACAATGGCGGATAA